From Cytophagia bacterium CHB2, the proteins below share one genomic window:
- a CDS encoding penicillin acylase family protein, whose translation ATYTFMDAIDSWIEQCKDGRYLRNRNEWAPFRERKEIIHRKKKAPVEVTFYENEHGVLDGNPKQEGYYLATRWSGSQTGALSLNHAIEMWHAESVAEGMDHLGKFESAFNWVLADRHGNIGYQMSGLMPKRRVGVSGLVPLPGWKPENDWDGFIDYRDLPRCLNPEQGFFVTANNDLNGWGKTKPINISMGPYRAERITELISQQANLRLYDMMNIHFDVYSSQAEEFMRILEPLLPNTAAGRILAAWDCSYAKHSAAAYLFEQFYHRLLQTVFGRHGLGEEVTGFLAQESGIFVDFYANFDRILLSEDSVWFAHEKRDDIFRRVAEEALAVAPKPWGNMQKLTLRHLLLGGKLPKLAGFDRGPITLAGGRATPHQGQIYRSAGRVTSFAPSFRMITDFAKDELHTNLAGGPSDRRFSKWYCSDLKNWLEGKYKTLKP comes from the coding sequence GCAACCTACACGTTCATGGACGCGATTGATTCCTGGATTGAGCAGTGCAAAGACGGCCGTTATTTGCGCAATCGCAACGAATGGGCGCCGTTTCGCGAGCGCAAAGAAATCATCCACCGCAAAAAGAAAGCGCCGGTGGAAGTGACATTCTATGAAAACGAGCACGGCGTGCTCGACGGCAATCCCAAGCAGGAGGGTTACTATCTGGCGACGCGCTGGTCCGGATCGCAGACCGGCGCGCTTTCACTGAATCATGCGATAGAAATGTGGCACGCGGAGTCGGTGGCAGAAGGCATGGATCATCTTGGCAAATTCGAGAGCGCCTTCAACTGGGTTTTGGCTGATCGCCACGGCAACATCGGTTATCAAATGTCGGGCTTAATGCCGAAACGCCGGGTCGGCGTTTCCGGGCTTGTGCCCCTGCCCGGCTGGAAACCGGAAAATGATTGGGATGGTTTTATCGACTATCGCGATTTGCCGCGCTGCCTGAACCCCGAGCAGGGCTTTTTTGTCACGGCCAACAACGATCTAAATGGTTGGGGAAAAACCAAACCGATCAACATCTCGATGGGGCCATATCGCGCGGAACGCATCACCGAGTTGATTTCACAGCAAGCGAATCTTCGGCTGTACGACATGATGAACATTCATTTCGATGTGTATTCCTCGCAAGCCGAGGAGTTCATGCGCATTCTGGAGCCGCTACTGCCCAACACGGCGGCGGGCCGCATACTGGCCGCGTGGGATTGTTCGTATGCGAAGCATTCCGCGGCAGCTTATTTGTTCGAGCAGTTTTATCATCGCTTGTTGCAAACCGTTTTTGGCCGGCACGGTTTGGGAGAAGAGGTTACCGGCTTTCTCGCGCAAGAATCCGGCATCTTTGTTGACTTTTACGCGAATTTCGATCGCATCTTGCTGTCCGAAGATTCGGTCTGGTTTGCGCATGAAAAACGCGATGACATCTTTCGCCGCGTCGCCGAAGAGGCCCTGGCAGTCGCGCCGAAACCCTGGGGCAACATGCAAAAATTGACGCTGCGCCATTTGCTGTTAGGCGGCAAACTGCCCAAGCTGGCCGGTTTTGATCGCGGTCCGATAACTTTGGCCGGCGGCCGCGCCACGCCGCATCAAGGCCAGATTTATCGCAGCGCGGGACGGGTCACGAGCTTTGCGCCTTCTTTTCGTATGATCACGGATTTTGCGAAAGATGAACTGCACACCAACCTGGCCGGCGGCCCTTCGGATCGGCGCTTCTCGAAATGGTATTGTTCGGATTTGAAGAACTGGCTGGAAGGCAAATATAAGACCTTGAAGCCGTAA
- a CDS encoding glycoside hydrolase family 1 protein, protein MTIVVLIGSLLLILYVTALMYWQRKFPELRWDWDEIDVNDIKFPSNFLWGVATAAHQVEGNCDNNNWSAWENAVDASGQPRIKHGQKAGLACDHWNRYREDIKLMQALGVKAYRFSVEWSKIEPNEGEVNAAAMRHYREVCEDLLAAGIQPMITLHHFTQPLWFDRLGAFEQERNIPWFARFCENVFQELHDLVPTWCTINEPEVYAAQGYFTGLFPPGKKDANAAGLVLKNLLEAHVQAYHALKRLPGGAQAHIGFAKNIFQFDPYRYWHPADWILSRRLNLLFNDSIFGFFNEGHFEFHVPGFVDLRHHNAAAVNALDFIGLNYYSHFHVKLKWDRQAPFTFAYPPNQIMTDMPFAVYPEGFYRAVKEISRLNAPIYVTENGIADAKDDRSELFIRRYLYALSQALKAGYEVRGYFYWSLLDNFEWAEGFDMKFGLYEVDFATQKRQLREGARCFVEIVKGDAAS, encoded by the coding sequence TTGACTATTGTTGTGCTTATCGGTTCGCTGCTGCTGATACTTTATGTGACGGCCCTAATGTACTGGCAGCGCAAATTTCCCGAGCTGCGTTGGGATTGGGATGAGATAGATGTAAACGATATAAAATTTCCTTCTAATTTTTTGTGGGGCGTGGCCACGGCAGCGCATCAAGTGGAAGGCAATTGCGATAACAACAATTGGAGCGCCTGGGAAAATGCTGTTGACGCCTCCGGCCAGCCGCGCATCAAGCACGGGCAGAAAGCGGGTCTGGCGTGTGATCACTGGAATCGCTATCGCGAAGACATCAAGCTGATGCAAGCGTTGGGTGTGAAGGCTTATCGCTTTTCCGTGGAATGGAGCAAGATCGAGCCGAATGAAGGCGAGGTGAATGCGGCGGCGATGCGGCATTATCGCGAGGTTTGTGAAGATTTGCTGGCCGCCGGCATCCAGCCGATGATCACGCTGCATCATTTTACCCAACCGCTTTGGTTTGATCGTCTCGGCGCATTCGAGCAGGAGAGAAATATTCCATGGTTCGCGCGTTTCTGTGAAAACGTTTTTCAGGAACTGCATGATCTCGTGCCGACCTGGTGCACGATCAATGAACCGGAAGTTTATGCGGCGCAGGGCTATTTCACCGGCCTATTCCCGCCGGGCAAGAAAGACGCGAACGCCGCCGGCCTTGTGCTCAAGAATTTGCTGGAAGCGCATGTGCAAGCGTATCATGCGCTCAAGCGTTTGCCGGGCGGCGCGCAAGCGCACATCGGGTTCGCCAAAAATATTTTTCAATTCGATCCTTATCGTTATTGGCATCCCGCCGATTGGATTTTGAGCCGCCGTCTCAACCTTTTGTTCAACGACTCGATTTTTGGTTTTTTCAACGAAGGACATTTCGAGTTCCATGTGCCCGGCTTCGTGGATCTGCGGCACCACAACGCTGCCGCCGTGAATGCGCTGGATTTCATCGGCTTGAATTATTATTCCCATTTTCATGTGAAGCTGAAGTGGGATCGCCAGGCGCCTTTCACGTTTGCATATCCGCCGAATCAGATCATGACGGACATGCCGTTTGCCGTGTATCCCGAAGGCTTTTATCGCGCGGTGAAAGAAATCTCCCGGCTCAACGCTCCGATTTATGTGACGGAGAACGGTATTGCCGATGCCAAAGACGATCGCAGCGAGTTGTTTATTCGGCGCTATCTTTATGCGCTTTCGCAAGCCCTCAAAGCCGGCTACGAGGTGCGCGGCTATTTTTACTGGTCGCTGCTGGATAATTTCGAGTGGGCGGAGGGCTTTGACATGAAATTTGGTTTGTATGAAGTGGATTTTGCGACGCAGAAAAGACAATTGCGTGAGGGCGCGCGTTGTTTTGTGGAAATAGTCAAAGGTGACGCTGCTTCTTGA